A window from Cryptomeria japonica chromosome 1, Sugi_1.0, whole genome shotgun sequence encodes these proteins:
- the LOC131030326 gene encoding BTB/POZ domain-containing protein At1g67900: MKFMKLGAKPEAFYTAENFRSVYSEVSSDFEIQVNGTKYLLHKFPLLSKCGLLQRLAAEACDSDKGIIELTDFPGGLEIFELCAKFCYGIIVTVSAHNVVAVRCAAEYLQMTEAIEKGNLIYKLEVFLNSCILHGWKDSITTLQKTKSFLPLSEDLKIVSRCIDAIACKAMVDPSRVTWSYNYARGHRDHKGCEHASSPSLNELPSRRYHSVPKDWWVEDISELEIDLYWRVMLAIKSTGKISSLLIGEALRVYVSRWLPGMSKEKGNTRGNSSDKQPEITSRHRLLLESIVSLLPPEKCSTSCRFLLKLLKAATILGVSPSSKMELARRVGLQLEDASVNDLLIPSLSYAKETLYDIDLVQTILEHFLMQSQSPPTSPVHNRHKYETRRSRSAENLDFAESRRSSSAAHSSKLKVAKLIDAYLAEIARDENLSISRFISLAEAIPDFARPIHDDLYTAIDIYLKEHPGLSKSDRKCLCRLLDCKKLSMEACMHAAQNELLPLRLVVQVLFVEQVRAAMAGGLVHELPNNIKALLSSQEEDSQEVPESSTFENVWDAASHTAKSPKGRDTMTLKMQLEEADNEAPEIRQEGPKNSKLKTIYSLPSKHRKFFSKLWSSNKSVSEKL, translated from the exons ATGAAGTTTATGAAACTGGGAGCGAAACCGGAAGCCTTCTATACAGCAGAAAATTTCAG GTCTGTATATTCAGAAGTGTCGAGTGATTTTGAAATACAAGTAAATGGAACAAAGTATTTGCTACACAAG TTTCCTCTGCTTTCCAAGTGTGGTCTATTGCAGAGGTTAGCTGCTGAAGCTTGTGATTCAGACAAGGGCATAATTGAGCTTACAGATTTTCCAGGGGGTCTAGAGATATTTGAGTTATGTGCCAAGTTTTGCTATGGGATCATTGTCACTGTCAGCGCCCATAATGTGGTTGCAGTCCGATGTGCTGCAGAGTATCTTCAGATGACCGAGGCAATAGAGAAGGGTAATCTTATATACAAACTAGAGGTCTTCCTTAATTCGTGCATCCTTCATGGTTGGAAAGATTCAATCACAACATTGCAGAAAACTAAATCTTTCTTACCCTTGTCCGAGGATCTCAAAATTGTCAGTAGGTGTATTGATGCAATTGCATGCAAGGCAATGGTGGATCCATCTAGGGTAACTTGGTCATACAACTATGCTAGAGGTCACAGAGATCATAAGGGATGTGAGCATGCTTCAAGCCCTTCACTAAATGAACTTCCTAGTCGGAGATATCACTCTGTTCCAAAAGATTGGTGGGTGGAAGACATTTCAGAGTTAGAGATAGACCTGTATTGGAGAGTAATGTTGGCCATTAAATCCACTGGGAAGATTTCTTCTTTGCTTATTGGAGAAGCTTTACGAGTGTATGTGTCCCGTTGGTTGCCTGGAATGTCAAAAGAGAAGGGGAACACAAGGGGAAATTCTAGTGACAAACAGCCAGAGATCACTTCGAGACACAGGCTTCTTTTGGAGTCAATTGTAAGCTTGTTGCCACCAGAAAAGTGTTCAACTTCATGTAGGTTTTTGTTGAAGCTGCTTAAGGCAGCAACGATTCTAGGTGTTTCACCTTCTTCAAAGATGGAGCTAGCTAGACGAGTGGGATTGCAGCTGGAAGATGCCTCTGTGAATGATCTTCTTATTCCGTCCCTTTCCTATGCCAAAGAAACcctttatgatattgatctggtacaAACAATCTTAGAACACTTCTTGATGCAGTCTCAGAGCCCTCCAACAAGCCCAGTACACAACAGACATAAATATGAAACAAGGAGATCACGGTCAGCTGAAAATCTTGATTTTGCAGAGAGCAGGAGATCATCTTCTGCAGCGCATAGCTCAAAGCTTAAGGTTGCCAAGCTGATTGATGCATATTTGGCAGAGATTGCTCGAGATGAAAATCTGTCAATTTCTAGATTCATCTCTCTTGCAGAAGCTATACCAGATTTTGCACGCCCTATTCATGATGACTTGTACACAGCAATTGACATATACCTCAAG GAACATCCTGGCCTGAGCAAAAGTGACAGAAAATGTCTCTGTCGGCTTCTAGATTGTAAAAAGCTATCAATGGAGGCTTGTATGCATGCTGCTCAGAATGAACTCTTGCCCCTTAGGCTTGTAGTACAGGTGCTCTTTGTTGAGCAGGTCAGGGCAGCCATGGCAGGTGGCCTGGTGCATGAGTTACCAAATAATATAAAAGCTTTGCTATCCAGTCAAGAAGAGGACTCTCAAGAAGTTCCAGAGTCTAGCACATTCGAAAATGTATGGGATGCTGCAAGTCATACTGCAAAGTCCCCAAAAGGAAGAGATACAATGACATTGAAGATGCAACTAGAAGAGGCAGACAACGAAGCTCCAGAGATACGACAGGAAGGCCCAAAGAACTCTAAGTTGAAAACCATCTACAGTCTTCCTTCCAAGCATAGGAAATTTTTCAGTAAGCTATGGTCCAGCAACAAGAGTGTTAGTGAAAAGTTATGA